The genomic stretch TTTTGGATTGGTTTTTACTCTTTTTTGGGTCCATTCATTCATGTGAGTACACACACTCCAATCATTCTGTTGCTTCCACGAAAATCTTGGGAAACACATGATGTTATCTGTTATAGAgcttaaaaaaaatgtaatttcttggataaattaatttgattagttTTAGTGTTTTACAGACCTTTCTTTTGGCTTTATTAgcaaattaatttgattagcTTTTTAGAGACCTTTATAGTGGCTCTATTAGCTAATGgcaaattaattttattagttttagagACCTTTATATTTATTGCCTTCGGCTTTGTTAACcccttttttctttaaatattatttgtatatcaaaattaatcattaaaatcaatcattaatatatttatgtataaatttatatgtagtttaatttattttaaatatgtatttttattctaacatatattttatacttataattaattttaatgattaattttaatatttatatcatataattgtttttgtttttttactcTCTCACCACagcaaaaataaacaaataagcTATGAAAGGAAAGAGTCTTGTGCCCAGAAGGCTTTAGCTTTAGATTAGATTTGCTTGTACGCTGAAAAGCTTGTTCTAGACGTATTCTATTGTTGCTCAAGGCAAGTAAAGCAACTAAGaattaagaatcaatttgatttagTTGAGTAGTAACCTTATGCATTTATTTAAGTCGAAAATTTGAATctattttatgtatataatcATTTATCTGTGAATCTTTAATGaatcttatatttaattaattcttaattcaTCGAATTTAgaaatattatgaaaaaaaacaACTATATAGTTAAAGATAGATTTTGAAATTGGGTTAACTTTATAggtataaatataattaaaactcCTAATAAATAGAATCGAATAAGATTTAGACTTTATTTTAATCTTATTcgataatttaattttattttttaaattcaattttattctATTGTAGGTTTAAAATTTCTCAACTTTAAGTCTTTAATCTTATTTGTATCTTAAAATTCTATaactcaaaataaataatttttttaatcaaacataatatttaatcatttcataattcataaacatactaataaaataaaaaccataaaatataaaattagatccatattaaaataaaaaacaacaaaatcatAATAAAATCTATGTTAACATTATGAAAGGTAAATAATATAAGTTCGATCTCTATCAACTTTGTTATATATGTATGATAATTTTTAACTACATATTATAATATATGAGGAGTGCGGATAAATTGGGTAGAGTTAGGGGCTCAAGAATTTTAATATGGGAAGTAAAGTGGTATTTTGGCTAGAAATGGAGGAATATTGTGTTTTACCCAATGGTGGATCCATGTTCAACACGCAGGGGCGTGTTGACTGCGACAAGTGTCAAGTGAGATGACATGGCGCAGGTTGAATGGGACACGGTGCATCACGTGGGGGCGTGCTAACCTAGCACGTGGGGGCGTGCTAATGACGTGGCGGAGCAAGAATTGGCCACGTAGGCATCACGTGGGGCGTGATGATGACGTGGCAGAAGATGAATGGGCCACGCAAGCATCACGTGGGGGGCGTGATGATGACGTGGCAGATCTTGATTGGTACACCTGGGCATCACGTGGGGGCGTGATAACGTGGCACGTGGGGCGTCCTGACACGTGGCAGGATGTGATTCGCCTAAGGCAATCGAAATGTGGGGGCGTGGTGAATGCTACTCTCTATATAAGGCAGTGCTCGGGTTCATTTTCATTCTGAGAAAGTGCGTGAGTGTTCTTTGAGTGTGTTTCTGGTGTAATGGAAGGTACCACAAACTTGGTAGTGTATCGCAACGGTGAAATAATACGTAATACTCATGAGGGAGTGAGGTTTGTGTGCCAGAATCCATTTTCGTCTGTGGTTCCATGCACCATGACGTTTATGGAACTTCAGAATGGTCTCTGTCAAAACATGGAGAACAGTACGTTAATGAGAGTGAGCAGAATTTTGTACCGGAATCCGGTTATAGTTTTTGGTGGTCTAATACAGTTTGATACCATGCCAATCACCGACGAAGTGACTATGCATAATATATTTCAAATTCACCGGCAGACTCAGATGCGACAGCTACAGATTGAAttgtatgttgagtttgaaaccgtagagaaatatatttttttaaaaaatttttagtatGTGTCGGATGGAATAGTATAgtataatatatattctattttaatatttttataacagaaaattaatttaaaattaacaaaaaaattatatttaaacatattaaataacaaaaaataacagaaattaaaatacacaataaaaatataatttaccaATTTACATAGATTGGATGAtccaaataatttataatatatttctCCAGAGTTTTATAATTACGAACCATTCTTTaaaataaacacaaaataatattttttttcttcctatttttcaccTTTTCTCCTTCACGGTGAAGCAGCAGCAAGCCTTTCGAGGAGCAAACCCCCTTCCCCCTGCCTCTCACTAACACTTTCTTTCTCATTGTAGTTGAAGGCTTGCTGTTTATATAGAGCAAGAACGCATCACGCTTGCTGTTTACCGGGGTGAGACTTGTCCCCTGCATGCCAGCATCTTTAGCACGCCCCCATGGCACATCGGGACTCCGCGACGCCAGCTCCACCACGCCCCTGGGTGGTGTGGACACGTTGCACTGTAGCAGGGTCACCACGCCCCTGCGTGTTGACCGGCAGCTCCACTGCCGGGTAAATCCCCCCCATCCTCCAATATTCTCTCAAAACACCAACTTTTTTccataacaaaaataatttctgtAGAGTTAGGTCATCCCCGTTAAATTTAATCCTATCTGTGGCTCAACCCATTCCATTCTCAACTCGATCTTCGACGGATTAAGTTGTCAATCCTAGTCAAATGAGTTAGATCGGATTAGATACTTGCATAgaggttttttttttggtattgtATAGGGATAATATTGACTTAACTCACAAAATGTGGGCTGGGATGTTACGTGcattttttttgtgattataTGTTTGACATACACATTTAAGAAAGACATGTAAcaaagtagtaaactagtgggTTTAACTCATCCCATTCTACTCATAAAAAGCCATCGAGTTAAAAAAATGTTGCTTGTCCAACCCAAATTGTTTGGATGAGTTGGGTTGAAAAACTGCTTGAAACCCACTCAATCAACCCATGCCTACCCAAAGTCCAAAGATATGGacacaaaaaaaacacacaaaaaagtCCAAAGACAAGCTCCCTTTTCAATTTTAGCTACAAGCACTGGAGTCCTAGCACAAATAGCATACCTATATACCTCATACAGCAGAGCGCAGTGGCGAATTCGGTTGGCAGAACCGCCTTCTCTCTCATGGAGAAATCCTCTCTCATATGGAGTGTTTTCTTGGATTAACAGCTTCGTGCTTATCTGTTTGTCATTCACCTCTTTGTGTATACTTCTCACCTCTTTCTGCATACTTtctctttagtttttcttttgcACATCAGTACATATGGCCTGTCAAGAGGATCAAACTATCGAAGGCAAAGTTATATCCATAAACCCTGCTGAGGATGACAGTTTTGATGCAGAAAATCTAAACTTGGTTGGAAAGATACTATCAGACAGAGAAGTTAGTTTTAATACCTGCAGAGCTGCTCTTCTGGGTATCTGGGGCCATCTGGAAGGAATTGCCATTTCTGACGTTGGCAGAAATAAATTGCTTATTAGCTTTAAGGACGTGCGAAAAGGAATCCAAATAAGGAATGGAGGGCCCTGGAGCGTTCGTGGACATCTTCTTAATCTGCAGATATGGAACGGACGTGAGTCACTATATGATGTGGATCACAGGTATATGGAATTATGGGTACAAATTCATGGACTTCCACTCAGCTATATAACAAGGAAAACAGCAGAAATTATTGGCAAGCAATTAGGAACTGTGATGGAAGCAGAAAATCCCAGGTTAAATAATACATTACAGAGAACGTTTTTGAGGGTGAGGGTCACTATGAACATCACCAGGCCTTTGCCAACGGGTTTTTGGTTAGCAACACAGAATCATCAAACTCTTTGGGTGGACTTCAAGTATGAGAGGATACAGGATAGTTATTGTCTAAATTGTTGAATCCTAGGTCATACCAAGAAGGAGTGTAGCAGCCCAATGGCAGTGGCTAGCTGGGACCATATGCAACCTAGGTATGGGATGGGGCTGGGAGTTAATCGTGCCAGGGCCATCTTAGCCAAGGGGAAGGAGCAGGATGAGAAGGAAATGAACAGGGAACGGACTGAGGCTAAACATGATTGTGAGGGGGAGCGCACCAGAAGGGAGCATATGAAGGAGCATTTGACTGAGGAGAGTTGCACGGGCAGGGGAGTACAAGCAGAGCCGCTGCGAACTATTAGTGCGAATTCCGTCCATCGGACGCCGTTAGGAGAGGAAAGCCACGGTTCTAGGTTGCAGGATGAAACAGGGGAAGCTCTGAGAAATGGGGATAAAATTGCAAACACTAGAACTGACACCAGGGAAGGTTATGGCAAGCTCCAGGAGGCAGGGGGAGATAGCTGTGCATTTAGGCTCAATGCCACGTCTTCTATGGGGTGTCAGGAGCATCTTGAGGTTGGGGGGAATGAGGAGCGCATATCCTTTGGTAATAGAACAAGGCTGACTGAGGGTCGTTTGGATGTGCCCAAGCAGATGGAGGATGCTGTCCAGCGCCAACAAGCAGAGCATGATGTATGTGGGAACTCCAGAAAGCTAACAATTGGGGAAGAACTGGAGAAGCTTTTTGGTAAGAAACAGGCCCAAGCCAAGCATCATGGTGATGCAGAAATTAACAAGCATTTTGGCTTGGAGACACGAATAGTTACGAATGATGCAGGACAGATGTGGAGCTACAGGGACAAACCAAAAATGAAGAGAGTTCATACTGCTGCTGGTAGAACCATGATACAGCGAATAGATAATGGAGAGGAGTATTATGTTGAGCTGGCTGAGGAGCAGCATCATAAAGAGAAGGAGGTTGCTGCTGGGTTGGAGCAGAGGAATGAGAGTCAACGTGTGTTGGAACTGGCTTTTGATCTGAGGCTGAATCTGAACTCCAAAAGGATTAGGGATACAAGCAGCCTGGCAGTCTTTGTTGACAAGTTTGAGGATGATGAACACCTAAGAATGGGAAAATCAGGTAAGAGGTTCAAATACGTCCCTGGATCGGTCATGGCTGAGGAGGCGGGCCTTATCACGCCCCACCAGCAACCATGATTGTTGTTAGCTGGAACTGTCGAGGTATGGCGGCCCCATCGACAGTCTCCGAATTAAGGAGTATTTGTAAATATCTTAGGCCGTCTGTTTTGTTTCTTATGGAGACCAAAGCTAGTAATCTTAGTTGTGCTAGGACTAGGAGAAACTTAGGTTTTGATAACATGTTTTGTGTTGAGTCCCGGGGGTTGTCCGGAGGGCTCTGTCTTTTTTggaaaattaatataaatattgatGTTTATGCTTGGTGTGATAACTTTATTAAGGCCCAGATAAGCACTGTTAATGTTAATGCCTGGGAAGGAGTTTTTGTCTATGGCCATCCTGATTTTAAGAGAAGGAAGGAGTTATGGAATGAGTTAACTTGTGTGGATAATAATTTTCATGTGCCGAGGGCTTTTATTGGCGACTTTAATGATGTTATTGCACAGCATGAGAAAGTGGGGATGCATCCAAAGCCGACTAGTCAGATTGACACTTTCAGGTACTTTATTGACAAGAATGCTCTCATGGACTTAGAGTTGCAAGGTACTAAGTACACATGGTTTAGTAACCCAAGGAATGGTTTTGTTACTAAGGAAAGGATAGATAGAGTACTTGCTAATTGGGAATGGAGAGAAGCTTTCCAGCATGCCACCCTTTCAGCTTTACCAGCTATTAGCTCTGACCATACGCCTTTAGTTCTCAATGTTACACCCAGGGGAATAAGGACCAAATGCTTTAAATTTGAAGCTTTTTGGGCTGATCATGCTGACTGTGGTAATATCATTAGGAAAGGATGAAATAGTGTTTGTAATAGTTCGGTTGATCATTGGACCAATTTGTCTCGAAGGATGAGTAGTTGTAAGGAAGAATTGGTCAAATGGAGCAAGACTAACTTTAAAAGGGCTGATCTTGAAATACAAAAGCAAATGCATAGCCTTAAGCTAGCAGAGGAAAGAGATTACTCGGATACTCAGCAACAGGAAATTAGTAATTTGAAAATGGATATTATTAGGCTGTGGAAACAGGAGGAAAAGTTTTGGGGGCAGAGATCTAGAGTGAAATGGCTGAAGTTTGGTGATAAGAATACTGCCTTTTTCCATGCTTCTACCATCCAACGAAGGGACAGGAATAGGATTGTGAAGTTAAAAGATATTAGTGGAGAATGGGTGTGTGGTGAGGATCAGATACTAAAGTTGGCTGTCCTTCATTTTCAGAATCTGTTTAAAGCTTCCAGCAACCTTGTTATGTCTGAATGCATTAGCAACATCCCTATTAGAGTTACTGAAGATATGAATCGAGAGCTATTGAAAGAGGTTTCTGATCAGGAAATTAAAGAAGCTACCTTCAGCCTTGGAAGTCTTAAGGCACCTGGTCCAGATGGATTAAATGGTCTTTTTTTCCAGAAGCATTGGGCAATTCTTCAGAAGGAGGTTTGTGAAGTTGTTAAGGTCTTTTTTCGGGAAGGGGTCCTACCAAACAGCATTGGAGATACTATTATAGTTTTGGTGCCTAAGACCAATCATCCAGAATCTCTTAATCAGCTTCGACCGATCAGCTGTTGCAACTTTATATATAAGATCATTTCTAAAGTGTTGGTTATTAGACTTAGAAGAGTCATTGATGCGATTGTTTCACCTATCCAGAGTGCATTTGTGGGGGGTCGCCTCATTCAGGACAACATGGTGATAGTGCAGGAAATGTTTCATGCTTTGAATACAAAAGGCCAGTTTGCTTCCAGGAATCTAGCTGTCAAGATTGATATTAATAAAGCCTATGACAGGGTTGAATGGTCATTCCTAGAAGCAACTCTGAAAGCTTTCGGCTTTAATCCGCACTGGGTCAAGCTGATTATGATGTGTGTCTCGCAGGTTTCTTATAAAATTAAGATCAATGGTGTGTTGTCGAGGAGGTTTATGCCGCAGAGGGGACTAAGGCAGGGAGACCCCCTTTCGCCATACTTGTTTATCATAGCAGCTGAAGTTTTTACTATTCTCATGGACAAGGCTAAGGAAGAGGGTAGAATCTCTGGTGTAAAAATTGCCCCCACTGCTCCAGCCATTTCTCATCTCCTTTTTGCGGATGATTGCATTATCTTCTCGAAGGTTAGTGAGGAGGAAGTTTATCAGCTCATTACTATTTTGAATATGTATACAGAAGCCTCGGGGCAGCGAATAAATGTTGACAAGTCTGGGATTACGTTTGGTAACCAGGTTCCGATCAGAAATAGAGTAGAAATAGAAGAGATCTTAGGGTTGCCAGCTTGGGATCAACCAGGCAAGTATCTGGGTCTTCCAGCTCAGTGGGGGAGATCTAAGAATAAAGCTCTGAGGTGGATTGAGGAGCGAGTGTCCAATAAGCTTTGCGGTTGGAAGGAAAAACTTCTTTCTCAGGCTGGGAGGGAGGTTCTCATCAAATCGGTTATTCAAGCGATacctgtgatgagcggataatttgtacgctttttggcattgtttttagtatgtttttagtatgatttagttagtttttagtatatttttattagttttttagttaaaatttacttttctggactttactatgagtttgtgtgtttttctgtgatttcaggtattttctggctgaaattaagggacctgagcaaaaatctgattcagagactgaaaaggactgcagatgctgttggattctgacctccctgcactcgaagtgaattttctggagctacagaagcccaattggcacgctctcaacggcgttggaaagtagacatcctgggctttccagcaatatatgatagtccatacttttcccaagatttaatggcccaaaccggcgttcaaagtcaccttcagaattcccagcgttaaacgccggaactggcaccaaagtgggagttaaacgcccaaactggcacaaaagctggcgtttaactccaagaagagtctctacacgaaaatgcttcaatactcagcccaagcacacaccaagtgggcccagaagtggatttttatgtcatttactcatctctgtacaccctaggctactagttctttatatataggaccttttactattgtatttgaatcttctgatctttgaaatcttctgatctttggaatctgttgatctttagatcttttgatcactttgggaggctggccattcggccatgcctagaccttgttcttatgtattttcaacggtggagtttctacacaccatagattaaggtgtggagctctgctgtacctcgagtattaatgcaattactattgttcttctattcaattccgcttgttcttgttccaagatatcacttgttcttcaacttgatgaatgtgatgatccgtgacactcatcatcattctcacctatgaacgtgtgactgacaaccacctccgttctaccttagattgggtgaatatctcttggattcctgatacacgatgcatggttgatcgcctgacaaccgagtgctcgcctgacaaccgagccagccattccgtgagatcagagtcttcgtggtataggcaagaactgatggcggcattcaagagaatccggaaggtctaaccttgtctgtggtattctgagtaggattcaatgattgaatgactgtgacgtgcttcaaactcctgagggcggggcgttagtgacagacgcaaaagaatcactggattctattccggcctgattgagaaccgacagatggatagccgtgccgtgacagggtgcgttgaacatttccactgagaggatgggaggtagccaatgacaacggtgaaacccttgcataagcttgccatggaaaggagtaagaaggattggatgaagacagtaggaaagcagagagacggaagggacacagcatcttcatacgcttatctgaagctctcaccaatgatatacataagtatctctatctttatctttatgtttcattcatcatctatactcatttgagtctgcctgactaagatttacaaggtgaccatagcttgcttcataccaacaatctccgtgggatcgacccttactcgcgtaaggtttattacttggacgacccagtgcacttgctggttagttgtgcgaagttgtagtgatcacaatttcgtccaccaagtttttggcgccgttgccggggattgtttcgagtattgacaactgacggtttatcttgttgcttagattaggcatttttcttcagagttcttaagaatgaattatagtgtttcaaggtgatgatcttatcatcaccaaagctgattgattctcatcaatttagctcttgaatgcaatgtcctgctgaagcttggctatccatgtctaattcctttagactgaagctttagactagcATTggatgattcctggaattctcattaagaattttgatacctttattttcttttccacttaattttcgaaaaatccaaaaaaaaaactacaaaatcataaaaaccaaaaatattttatgtttcttgtttgagtctagtgtctaattttaagtttggtgtcttgcatgcattgtttatttgatcttggttccatttcaagtcaatagtacagggaactgaagattcagaacatgcagcagaggaattacacagaaaaagctgggcgttcaaaacgcccagtgaagaaggacagactggcgtttaaacgccagccagggtacctggttgggcgtttaacgcccaaaaaggtagtgcattgggcgttaaacgccagaatgtgcaccattctgggcgtttaacgccaggatggcacaagagggaagattttgttttcaaatcaaatctttttcaaatcatatcttttcaatcaaacctttttcaaaatcaatttctttcctttttcaaagatacttgctaacaattaatgatttgattgaacatttcaagtatgttgcctttttctgttgagagaggtttaatgtttgaatcatatcttttcttgttagccaagtcattaatttttaaaatcaaatctttttaagaTTGTTTtcgaatcatatcttttcaatcatatctttttaaaagcataacttttcaatcatatctttttaatcacatctttttcaaaatagttttcaatcatatctttttaacttctaatttcaaaatctttttcaaaaattacttgatttctttctcactcttggttttcgaaaatcaattaaagttttttcaaaatatttttaaaatctttttaacttaattttcaaaatttcttcccctcttctcacatccttctatttatggagtaccactcctcctcaatgcacaattcgaactctatctcactaagttcgaattcttctacctctttcttctatttttctgttcctctgacacctcaaggaatctctatactgtgacatagaggattccatatttttttgttctcttctctttcatatgagcaggaacaaagacaaaggcattcttgttgaagctgaccctgaacctgaaaggaccttgaagcgaaagctaagagaagctaaggcacaactctccgaggacctaacagaaatcttcaaagaagaagaagacatggcagccgaaaataacaacaatgccaacaatgcaaggaaggtgctgggtgactttactgcacctactcccgacttctatgggagaagcatctctatccctgccattagagcaaacaactttgagcttaaacctcaattagtttctctaatgcaacagaattgcaagttccatggacttccattggaagatcctcataagttcttagctgagttcttgcaaatctgtgacactgtcaagactaatggggttgaccctgaggtctacagacttatgctattcccttttgctgtaagagacagagctagaatatggttggacttacaacctaaagacagcctgaactcttgggaaaagctagtcaatgccttcttggcaaagttctttccacctcaaaaattgagtaagcttagagtggaagtccaaaccttcagacagaaggaaggtgaatccctctatgaagcttgggaaatatacaaacaattaatcagaaaatgtccttctgacatgctttctgaatggagcatcataggtattttctatgatggtctctctgaactatccaatatgtctttggatagctctgctggaggatctcttcatctgaagaagacgcctacagaagctcaagaactaattgaaatgattgcaaataaccaattcatgtacacttctgaaaggaatcctgtgaacaatgggacaaatcagaagaaaggagttcttgagattgatactctgaatgccatactggctcagaacaaaatattgactcagcaagtcaatttgatttctcaaagtctgtctggaatgcaaaatacaccaggcagtactaaggatgcttcatctgaagaagaagcttatgatcctgagaacccttcaatggaagaggtgaattacatgggagaaccctatggaaacacctataattcttcatggagaaatcatccaaatttctcatggaaggatcaacagagacctcaacaaggtttcaacaacaataatggtgggagaaacaggtttagcaatggcaagccttttccatcatcttctcagcaacagacagagaattctaagcagaaccaatctgacttagcaaccatggtctctgatctaatcaaaaccactcaaagtttcatgactgaaacaaggtcctccattaggaatttggaggcacaagtgggacagctgagcaagaaagttactgaactccctcctagtactcttccaagcaatgcagaagaaaattcaaaaggagagtgcaaggccatcaacatggccgaattgggagaggaaggagaggaagtgaacgccactgaggaagacctcaatgggcgtgcactaacctccactgagttccccaatgaggaaccatgggaatctgaggctcaaaatgagaccatagagattccattggatttacttctgccattcatgagctctgatgagtattcttcctctgaagaggatgagtatgtcactgaagagcaagttgctaaataccttggagcaatcatgaagctaaatgacaagttatttggtaatgagacttgggagaatgaacctcctttgctcaccaaagaactggatgacctgtctaggcagaaattacctcaaaagagacaagatcctgggaagttttcaataccttgtaccataggcaccatgaccttcaagaaggctctgtgtgacttagggtcaagtgtaaacctcatgcctctctctgtaatggagaagctagggatctttgaggtgcaaactgcaagaatctcactagagatggcagacaattcaagaaaacaagcttatggacttgtagaagatgttttggtgaaagttgaagaccattacatccctactgatttcatagtcctagagactgggaagtgcatggatgaatccatcatccttggcagacccttccttgccacagcaaaggctgtgattgatgttgacagaggtgaactgatcattcaagtgaatgaagaatcctttgtgtttaaggctcaaggatatccctctgtcaccatggagaggaagcatgaagagcttctctcaaaacagagtcaaacagagcccccacagtcaaactctaagtttggtgttgggaggccacacccaaactctaagtttggtgttgaacccccacatttaaactctaagtttggtgttgggaggttccaacattgctctgagcatctgtgaggctccatgagagcccactgtcaagctactgacattaaagaagcgcttgttgggaggcaacccaatgatatattttatctattttcctttgttattttatgttttctgtaggttgatgatcatgagaagtcacaaaatcaattgaaaaagcaaaaacagaatgaaaaacaggaagaaaaacagcacaccctggaggaagaacctgctggcgtctaaacgccagtaaggctagcagatgggcgtttaacgcccagtctggcaccattctgggcgtttaacgccagaaaggggcaccagactggcgttaaacgccaggaaagagcaagaacctggtgttaaacgccagaaatgggcaccagcccggcgtttaacgccagaattggctaaaaacgcatttttgcatgccatttggtgcagggatgacttttccttgacacctcaggatctgtggaccccacaggatccccaccaacccccaccaccctctttcttcttcacccattcaccaatcacctccatacctcttccccaaaaacccttcacctatcaaatcccatctttctcttcaccactcacatccatccttcataaaaccccacctacctcacccttcaaattcaaaccaccttccctcctaaacccacccatacataaccgaaccatgagccccccctctactatataaacccttcttcactccttcattttcccacaacctaaacaccacttctccccctctttggccgaacacaaagccattcccttcttcctcgtttcttcttcttctactc from Arachis stenosperma cultivar V10309 chromosome 9, arast.V10309.gnm1.PFL2, whole genome shotgun sequence encodes the following:
- the LOC130950198 gene encoding uncharacterized protein LOC130950198, whose translation is MIVVSWNCRGMAAPSTVSELRSICKYLRPSVLFLMETKASNLSCARTRRNLGFDNMFCVESRGLSGGLCLFWKININIDVYAWCDNFIKAQISTVNVNAWEGVFVYGHPDFKRRKELWNELTCVDNNFHVPRAFIGDFNDVIAQHEKVGMHPKPTSQIDTFRYFIDKNALMDLELQGTKYTWFSNPRNGFVTKERIDRVLANWEWREAFQHATLSALPAISSDHTPLVLNVTPRGIRTKCFKFEAFWADHADCGNIIRKG